The DNA sequence TACAAGGATATGGACAAGCTTTTGTCTTCTCAGAGGACCAAAAACTGGACTGGTGTAATATGTTCGCTCTTGGGATTGAACCCCAGTTTATAAGGAACCCAATACTGTGGCCAAAAAAGCCAGCTAACTTTAGGTAATAGTTttgctctattttttttttttttttttttttgggtttgtctACAGTAGTTGGTTTTCCAActtctaaatatttatatatatatatatatatattttcttctcaGTGAAACTGTGGAGGATTACTCAAAAGAAATAAGGAAATTAGGCCagaatcttttaaaatatatagccTTGAGCCTTGGCCTGAAAGGAGATGTTCTTGATGAGATGTTTGGTGTGGCTGTGCAAGCTATAAGGATGAATTACTACCCTGCATGTTCTAGACCTGACCTTGTTTTGGGTCTAAGCCCTCATTCAGATGGAAGTGCTCTCACAATTCTTCAAGAAGGGAAAGGAAGTTCAGTAGGACTTCAAATCCTTAAGGACAACGAATGGGTTTCTGTTAGGCCTATTCCAAATGCACTTGTTATAAACATTGGTGATACTATAGAAGTGAGACATCTCTAAATCTTATTGATAGCTTCTTTTCGGGGGTGGTCTTGAATTTTtctaatattgaaatttatatcatatGTTTACAGGTTCTTACAAATGGAAAATACAAGAGTGTCGAGCACAGAGCAGTTACTCACAAGGAGAAAGACCGGTTTTCGATTGTCACATTTTACGCTCCTAGCTATGAAATAGAACTTGGTCCAATGCCTGAACTGGTGGATGAAAACAATCCATGCAAATATAGAAGATACAATCATGGAGAGTACAGTAAACACTATGTAACAAACAAGTTGCAGGGCAAGAAAGCCCTCGACTTTGCCAAGATTCCAAACAATAGCTCAAACTAAGGTCCCACATTGGGGATACCCATCATTAAGACTGTACCAAAAAATATGAGAAAGTTTATGTTTCGGTTCCCTAAACTTTGccagtaaaaaatatatagaccAAAACAGTAGCtaagaagaaggttatgtatgTCAAATCcatgtttaaattattaatgGAAAACACTGTTTTGGTACTAGAACTCTTTGATTGTACAAACCCCACCAATATAACATGAATTAGTGGTGTCTTCTTGTCTATGAGATTTTCTTGTCAAATTGTGTTTGTTTCCGAGGACTTTAATCAGATACTTATGCAAcagaataaaaaactaaaaaaacagCAGATTATGCCACATTTTTACCGTTTCTTTCCACTATAATTCTAGTGAGGAAATAAGCATGGAATCATGCATGATCAGGAATCCAACACCCACCACTACGGTGatataaatcaaaattgaatATGGACAAAAACCCCTATGTTCCATTGCTGAAGGGGAGGATAGAGCCTTTTTTTTGAGTGGTGAGCGAGGAGAGGCcaaagttttttctttcttatatcATTCTGTTGTGTTTTTTAGTTGTTCATTTTAATGGCGTCAAGGAAGCACTAAGCAAGCAAGTTGTGAATGATCATTGATGATGATTCAAGGTGAAATGACAGTTTTGAGTGGTACAAACAAGTAGAGCACAAAgcgcgcgcgcgcgcgcactcacacacacacatacacacacacacacacacacacacacacacacacacacatatatatatatatatatagctcaatTCTTCAATCATTCATGACATGAAAGATGTGAGGTTAACCGAGGAACAGCAAGGTTTGCTACTAGTATAATTTAAGTGACCCACCACAAAGTTTTCACTAcgttaacaataataatgtttatttaacTGCAACATGCAACCAGAACAAAATTTTTGATGATACAATTTGCTTTATGAAATGTGGGGAAGAAcagaaccaaaaataaaaaataaaaaataaagggatAAACCAGCAAAGATGACCTAATGCAACTGGGAAAATGAATGCTGATGCAATTAGTTtagtggaaataataataataaaaagaagcagAATGCAGATTACcttgtcaaaatatttaaaattacttaTAGTTTTTACTTCACCCCCATTAATCCACCATCTGGTCATGGACAAATAATCAGTTTCTTTCGTTTTACTCAGCTGGCTCCGCGTTGGGTTTTCGGGAAATGTTTTCAGCAACAGCAATATATTGCCAAAATATCATATGTAATGATGATAATGAAACTGATACTacctagaaaaacaaaataccaTAAGAGATTGTCAATATTAATGGTTAAGAGTAGTGctctttaatttctttaattgggtaataataattacaagaaACACGAAAAGACTTTTCATCATGACAAAAATGAGGTCACCAACAAAGTTAAAACCATGATTTTTGTTATTGACCTCCTAAACTTAGAgtgggaaaataaaaataaaaatttcaagctTCATTGGACAGCAGGCCTTGGCCtcatgcataaaaataaaaataataataatagattttttttttaatttcttgttgaCTCATTCATTAAATCATTGACTTTTAAGAATTCCACTAAATtagcaagaaaaaaaacaaataaataaaaaataatgctcACGCAATGGTTAGCTGTTCATAACTAGCAATGACTCTTTATGATTGTGGGAACTTCACTCACTCATCCTTCCCCAACCCATCCTTTTCAGAGGGAAACACTTTTTGTTTGCTAAGGAATTTGAGGAAGCTGATCTAAGCAAAATGGGTGCCAAAATCCAAGCTCGAGGAACTTTATTAAGTTGCAAATACCTAAcatgatttaaataataattttgatctCAGCATTAAAATTGCTTTCCAAAAAGGAGCCATTTAAAGAACGCAAGCTAGGAGGGTTCAGGCCACAATAATTGGCTTCC is a window from the Ziziphus jujuba cultivar Dongzao chromosome 11, ASM3175591v1 genome containing:
- the LOC125419285 gene encoding protein SRG1, with the translated sequence MAPVPISQIKVGHIDDVQELRRSKPTIIPERFVRDMSERPTLQTTALSSSGSIPIVDFSKLSKGNKDEFQDEISQLATACEEWGFFQVINHGIDWSLLENIEKVCKEFFMQPLEEKQKYPMAPGTVQGYGQAFVFSEDQKLDWCNMFALGIEPQFIRNPILWPKKPANFSETVEDYSKEIRKLGQNLLKYIALSLGLKGDVLDEMFGVAVQAIRMNYYPACSRPDLVLGLSPHSDGSALTILQEGKGSSVGLQILKDNEWVSVRPIPNALVINIGDTIEVLTNGKYKSVEHRAVTHKEKDRFSIVTFYAPSYEIELGPMPELVDENNPCKYRRYNHGEYSKHYVTNKLQGKKALDFAKIPNNSSN